The proteins below are encoded in one region of Triticum aestivum cultivar Chinese Spring chromosome 1B, IWGSC CS RefSeq v2.1, whole genome shotgun sequence:
- the LOC123146920 gene encoding F-box protein At5g49610 has protein sequence MPPGGEGEGEGEGENGITVQSHPPATVRRDEDAPPHSTPPLPDVPPVASKDKKQNLEPVPNLPEGALVEILSRVPYRSLCRFKCVSKPWLALCSAPDIRKRSPQTLSGFFYYQGERLCFRNLSGRGPPLVDPSLPFLRRSYKNVHVEQFCDSLLLCSCWNSCLPSKRDYVVCNPATREWIVLPPLVFLGQDQEVSHNFPSSVYLGFEAAVPSRFLVFATPYNADRLPGQMAIYSSETGQWTYVQTKWASESLLDLNRRIRVFLNGTMHLTTRYNYNTMLTVDAEGKVWREIPMPSPKKSVIFCTGQSQGRLYAWQMDYRYGCQLYIWVLEDYGTGKWALKHTVNVLELFGRHCRKDGQYYEMFAFHPDCNVIFLTDVKEMTVSYDMDSQKVSVICTKGMKGMPYTPCFAELQSASH, from the exons ATGCCGCcaggaggagaaggggaaggagaaggagaaggcgagAATGGCATCACGGTGCAGAGCCACCCACCGGCGACCGTCCGCCGCGACGAGGACGCCCCGCCCCATTCTACGCCGCCGCTCCCCGACGTTCCTCCGGTAGCTTCCAAG GACAAGAAGCAGAATCTGGAGCCCGTGCCGAACCTTCCCGAGGGCGCCCTCGTCGAGATCCTTTCGCGGGTGCCCTACAGGTCGCTCTGCCGCTTCAAGTGCGTGTCCAAGCCGTGGCTCGCCCTCTGCTCCGCCCCCGACATCCGCAAGAGGTCGCCGCAGACCCTCTCCGGCTTCTTCTACTACCAAGGTGAACGCCTTTGTTTCCGCAATTTGTCTGGGAGAGGTCCGCCTCTGGTCGACCCTTCCCTGCCTTTCTTGCGCCGCAGCTACAAAAACGTTCATGTCGAACAATTCTGCGATAGTCTTCTCCTCTGCAGCTGCTGGAATTCGTGTTTACCAAGCAAACGCGATTATGTTGTGTGCAATCCTGCCACTCGAGAGTGGATTGTGCTGCCTCCTCTAGTATTTTTGGGTCAGGATCAAGAGGTCAGCCACAACTTCCCATCAAGTGTTTACTTGGGCTTCGAAGCCGCTGTTCCATCCCGCTTTCTGGTGTTTGCAACACCTTACAATGCTGACCGCCTTCCTGGACAAATGGCGATCTACTCGTCAGAAACTGGACAGTGGACTTATGTGCAGACTAAGTGGGCATCCGAATCTCTCCTGGATCTTAATAGACGCATACGTGTCTTCTTGAATGGCACTATGCATTTGACTACCCGTTATAACTATAATACAATGCTCACTGTTGACGCGGAGGGCAAAGTTTGGAGGGAGATTCCAATGCCATCACCAAAGAAATCTGTTATTTTTTGCACTGGGCAGTCTCAAGGACGCTTGTATGCGTGGCAGATGGATTATCGTTATGGTTGCCAACTCTATATTTGGGTTCTCGAGGATTATGGTACTGGAAAGTGGGCCCTGAAGCATACTGTCAATGTTTTGGAACTGTTTGGAAGGCATTGTCGCAAAGATGGTCAATATTATGAGATGTTTGCATTTCATCCAGATTGCAATGTGATTTTCCTTACCGACGTGAAGGAGATGACAGTGTCATACGACATGGATAGTCAGAAAGTGAGTGTTATCTGCACTAAAGGCATGAAGGGTATGCCTTATACTCCCTGTTTTGCAGAACTGCAATCAGCTAGTCATTGA